tttgattttttataacccatacaacaacaataacaaaaaaaatacaaaacaaaacaaaacaaaacaaaaaaaaaaagagatttgagagtagtggaaaaagatgagagaatgaaagagtgatagactaagagaataagataatgagtatttatagaaagagaaattagtagagaaataaagttaatgtataatttatagggagaatttatatgatttcagttttatattatgtgagttaaatgtgaaaattaattgtttttaatttgtattataatataaatatttttttgggttaaaattgCATTGTCAAGTAGACCAAGAAAGAGTGATAAGCCCAATGTATTGGACATATAGGCCCAATATAATATCTGAACAAAAGAAAGGTCCCAAACTCAGAGAATCACGAAGACGACGactgaagaagaaaaggagaagagaggagaagaagcaatGGGAAGAAAGAAGGGATTACCGGAGTTCGAAGAGTCGGCGCCGGATGGATTTGATCCGGAAAATCCTTACAAGGATCCGGTGGCGATGGTTGAAATGAGAGAGCACATCGTTCGGGAGAAATGGATCCAAATCGAGAAGGCTAAGATCTTGCGCGAGAAGGTCAAATGGTGTTACCGCGTCGAAGGAGTCAATCACTACCAGAAATGCCGTCATCTTGTCCAGCAGTATCTCGATTCAACTCGTGGCGTTGGTTGGGGAAAAGACCACCGCCCTATCTCGCTCCACGGTGAGTTTAATTGTGAATGCTTTGCTGAAACGTTTTATTTAATTGGTTAATGTCGAGCTGGATTAGTAAATGCCATTTGAAAGATCAATCGATAAGTCTtattggattgttttttttatggtagCTAGTGCATTTGTGGAATTTGCTTTTCattctttgtttgattgatgAGAGAAACTGTCATGTTGAATTGGTTAGTCTGATATTGATTTGTCTGTGCAGGTCCCAAACCGGAGGCTGTTGAATCTGAATAATGTTGTGCACCTCATTGATCTGAGGTAAACTAGCTGGTTTTGGAAGGAGGATtggttgtttatttttcttgtggattgaaaacttttgagaaaaaTTCAGCATGTCTAGCTCTAAATTGGTTGTATTAGTGATTCTAGGAGCCTAGTATTAGCCTCCATGCTTGTGGTTTAACTAGAGTGCGTTGCCAGTTAATCAAAGGAAAGGCCTTCATTTGCTCGTTGTCTTTTCCTTGTTAAGTGACTAGTTACTGTTTGTATATGAATTGTTAATGAATCAATCACTTATATTGAGGTATTTTTATTGAGGTATTTAGGAACACTGGTTGTTAGAACTCCATTATCAAGCTAATCCTAGTAATGGCTTGATTATGATAATCTGAAAGATGAAACATATTTTGGACCTCAAGGAGTGTTTTTAGTTTAGAGTGAAACCTTTCAAGTCCACTGTTATATTATGAGGTTATGAATTGTGCAAAATATGGATCTCGAACTGCTGTacattattggtttattgtgCACAACCCCCTGCTTGTTTCACTCTCAGCTGATACGAaggcttttcttgttttttctttttggttcagCGATGCAGATGTCTGAGCTTTTCATGCGGGACATAAAATGGAATCTTGTCACAAGCTGCTAATGGCTCCCTGATATCTTCCAAACTCTATGCAGATTTCTCTTGTTCTTCGAAACTTGTAGGTCTTCGGACCAACACATTCCTGTAATTGAGCTTTGAGTATTGTTACACTCCACAGCATTAGTTTCTGATATTCAAAATAAGTCCCGTTtcggctctctctctctgtctctctcttcgTTCCAGTAAATTTTACTTTAGTATCACAAATTAAGAATCACaggataaacaaaaacaagatccAAAAACGGATGAGTTTCAAAGTACATAGCAAAAATCCAACATAATTTCTCAGGAAAATAGTTTAATCTTCCGTGTCTTATTCCCTCACATAAGATACGATACGAGAGCTATCTAACTAACTCACTTCTCATCCCCACCACCAAAAAGCTTCATTTTAGACAATGGAGTTCTCAAGTACCCTTCTACTTCAAACTTCTTCGGAGAAAGCTCTCTATACTTAGCAAACTGTTCCTTAGCTTCGACGTTCTTGTCAAGCAAGCTATAGATCATACCTCGACAAAAATAAGGTCTGAAATCCTTAGGATCCTCTTTTGTCAGCTGTTCGTAGCTCTTCAATGCTTCATCCACGTTCTTCTGCAAGAAATGTATCTGCGCAATGATCAGTCTCACGTCTCTCGCTTCCTTCACCAAATACTCAGCCTCTGCTACAGACAACGCATCTTCCAGCCTCTGCAGCACTGCGTTTCCTTCCCCGGACCTGTCCATGAGCAATGCGTTCTCGAACAAAGCCTCCAACGACAATGGCTTTCGTTGGAGAATTTCCTCGAACACTTGGCGTGCGTTTTCCACGCGACCCATTTCGCCTAATAGCCTCGCCATCAGAAACTTCCACTCTGTTTCGTCTGGTTGTGCGGTTACTAGCTTCTCTAGTAGCTTGAGAGCTTCCtcatcttctcctttctctAGCTTCTGCTGCAATAGTGATCTCAGCTTCTCGACGGCCTCAGGAGTGGAGTCTAGAAGCTCAGACAACGGCGACGATTCAGacaatttctcttctttcacttcCTCGTAGGTCTCTTCGGTAGTGATAACCGGAGTTTCTGCTTTCACCGGTAAAGTTGCGAACTTTCCGGTCATGGAAACTGCAGCGCCGACGAGAATCGCTGACTTAGCAAAAGATTTGAGCTTTTCCCGAAAACAATAGCCAGAACCATTCTGATTGGAGCAAGCTTTGACACGAACAGAATTAAGATCACGACGAGGAACCAGAGGTCCGGTGACCGGAGGCGCTTTGACGGCGACGAATGAAGTAATcaacgaagaagaaagtgaggaagGAGCTGAGAGAGACGAAAACATGGCTGCCTCGTCTCAGAGCTCTCAGAGTATCAATGCTTGCAGAAGCGAAATCAAAATCGAAAGAGCAATGGAGAGCAAACTCCTCCGGATGAACAAGGCGCTAATATTGCAACGCGCTAAGCTTGGGCGCGTGAAGTTAAAAGTGTATTTGGGCttggttttatattattgggctttttaaaaaaaaattgggtccTTTTGGCCTTTTAGTTTTACTAAGGCAGATCTCCGGCGAAACGGTCTGAGATACGGAAGAATCAGATCAAACGCCAGCGAccaagaagaaaatcaaaagcgggcagaagaagaaagagataagCTTTCACATCAGTAAGTTGAgaaaaatcatgttttgttttttgaaatcactatcaaattttctttaatcAGACCTTTAATCCCCAAAAATCAGTAATTTTTCTGAGTTAGggatttcatgaaatttttctGTGATCGATTATTAATTGTGTTGTGATGAATAAACCATAATTGAATCAGATTGTGAAAGGCATAAAAATGGGAAACACTTCGTCGATGCTGACTCAATACGACATCGAAGAAGTCCAGAGCCATTGTCATGAACTATGTGAGATTTTCCGACAACTCCCCTTGTctctgtctttttctttttacttacttATATGTTTAAAAGGTTAatacttttgtgtgtgtttgattcAGTTGAGCAACAGGAGATTCTATCTCTATATCAAAGGTTTTGCCAGTTAGATCGTAATGCAAAAGGATTTATATCTGCTGATGAGTTTCTCTCTGTGCCTGAGTTTGCAATGAATCCACTATCTCAGGTTTTGAtatttctttactttaaaaatCTGTTTAATCATGTTGGATTGAGTGagagctttttaaaaaatttgttggaTTTAAATAACAGAGGCTGCTTAAGATGGTTGATGGTTTGAACTTCAAGGATTTTGTGGCTTTCTTGTCTGCATTTAGTGCTAAGGCAAGTCTAAGACAGAAAGTTCAACGTAAGTAGATAAGTTTCCTTCGAATGAGATTTTGTGGCAAATCTTCACTTTGCAGTTTATTGTATGGAAAGATCATAAgagcttctttgttttccagTGATCTTTAAAGTCTATGATTCGGACTGCAACGGGAAGGTATCCTTTAAAGATATAATGGAAGTGTTGCGTGACTTATCGGGATCATTCATGTCAGATGAGCAAAGAGAGGTATGATGTATAGAGAAAGTTGATAACTTTTGAGTTTATAGAAAGTGACTgttaaaatataactaaaaagaaTGAAACATCATTAATCTATCTACTAAAACCTTCCTCTTATTAGCGTGTAATGATTGTTCTGCGGAAACACTAATGTTACCTCATTTTAACTGTTTTGTTGTTCCATTACTCATGTGACATATCAGTCAAACTCTGTGATAAATGCTAGAATATTtccttgtgttcttcttttgcTATTGACTCTGATCATCTTGTGATCCTATCTCTGCTTAAACCGTTATGGCTATGATCAATTGATCCTGAGTAGTGTTAAAGGCTGTAAACAAGTGTTTTACACCAAGTGTCTTGTGTGTTCTTTCACTTTTGTGGTGCAGGAAGTGCTACGTCAGGTTCTGAAGGAATCAGGATACACGAGTGACTCTTTCTTAACAGTGGAGGATTTCGTAAAggtaccaattttttttagcttCTCGTGATTGTTGTTATCATCAGAATTTCCAGTTAATGCTCCAACTTGTCACATTCCTAGAATCTGAAAACTGCATctccttttttcttgttatctCCAATGTCACAGATCTTTGGGAGTTGTAAACCAGAGATGGACGTCGAAATCCCTGTCGATTAGGTCTATGATCATATATCATCAAAACTTAAATCTCATCGTGTATTTTTGTCCACACTGTTTGTTACTAGAATAATCCTTGTATTGTTTTCTTCAGCATTCTTATAAAGTTTTCTAATTGTTTCCTCTACTTAGCCTCTTTGCACTAGCTATAATAATGACATATGTTAAGATACTTTAGATCctaatcttttctttctcaagaaaaaagaaacttgGAAATGGAATGAATAAATAATCACGGAATCTCCATTTCTGCATAAagtaaagttgatttttttataaataaaacgtcaaagaagaaggctctgGATTTCAACGGATTACGTGTTTgcatattgaaaaaaaattcaatacctAATTAAGGTCCTAATTAAATTGACAAATTATATGTCGACCACGTGTGACGTAACGTAACGTAATTAAAGTAAGTAGCATTAGCATTATTATTGCCCCCACACACATAAATAAAAGtcattttatacatataaagaagaattaaaacgtcgtcgttttgcTTCATAAAGGTGACCACTTTGTTCACCTACTGAAAAGAGGTCCACCACCCACCACTTAAAACAGTTTCGTCAgtcaacaaaaatatcttcgccattcttcttttctttcatagtaagcttttctcttttctttgagaATCCCGTCTAGTAATGGCGGTGGCGAAGCAAGGTTCCTTTAGGCATGCGATACTAGAGAAACGAGAGAGGCTTCTTTCGAATAATGGATTCTCCGATTTCAGATTCACTGACATCGAATCTAACGATCTTCTCGAAGGAGGCAATAATGGAAGAACAAGGCTATGCTGCTGTTGTTCGTGTGGTAATCTATCTGAGAGAATCTCCGGAGTGGTCGACGGTGTTAAAGATGTGGCGAAGAAAGCTTGGGATATGGGAGTATCTGATCCGAGAAAGATCGTCTTCTCCGCGAAGATTGGTCTTGCTCTCATGATTGTTGcgcttttgatttttttccagGAACCTAATCCGGATCTTAGCCGTTACTCTGTTTGGGCTATTCTTActgtcgtcgtcgtcttcgaaTTCACCATCGGTACggtacttcatcttcttctttatctcacACTATATTCCCTAGGTTTTTTCTCCCACGATTTTTGGAGATTAAATTCGAAAtttttggtttagggtttaagaaagAGAGTCGTGCGTTGTTGCTTTCATCTGTAGAATGAATTCGtcgttttcttgattttaaaaattaaaataaaaatgcaagtgtttggttttggttggaCTGTGTGTAATTGACGATTACTGTAGCATTGAACTTAATTACATCtctagtattgttttctttattgtGAAATTGTGTGGTGGTAATACATTGTTGGGGTTGTTAATAGGAGCAACTCTAAGCAAAGGGTTTAATAGAGCGCTTGGGACGTTATCAGCTGGAGGTCTTGCTCTTGGAATGGCTGAGATTTCCACATTATGTGGCGACTGGGAAGAGCTCTTCTGCACTCTTAGTATCTTCTGCATTGGTATGTCGTCATCAAATCTTATGTATTATTCATTTTTGGTGTTCTCTCTGCTTATGTATATGTGTTTTTCTGTCTTGACAGGGTTTCTCGCAACTTTTATGAAACTATACCCGGCGATGAAAGCTTATGAATATGGGTTTCGGGTTTTCTTGCTTACGTATTGCTATATTCTGATTTCTGGGTTCAGAACTGGGGAGTTCATAGAAGTGGCTATCTCTCGGTTTCTGCTTATAGCTCTTGGTGCTGGTGTTAGTTTAGGTGTCAATATGTTTATCTATCCTATATGGGCTGGAGAGGATCTTCATAACCTTGTTGTCAAGAATTTTTTGAATGTTGCTACTTCCCTTGAAGGTTAGTAggaatgtttttggttttctgagTCTTGTGAAGAGGGTGCTTGAATTGTAAAAGAAAGGGTTTTGGCTTTGGTTTTGCAGGTTGTGTGAATGGATACCTCCGCTGTCTTGAATACGAGAGAATCCCTTCCAAAATCCTCACATACCAAGCCTCAGAGGATCCTGTTTACAAGGGTTACAGATCAGCGGTTGAATCAACCAGCCAAGAAGAGTCTTTGGTAATTGCCGTTGTggaatcatcatcattaagtGTTTTTTCTATCCTTGCTTCTCGCCTctgactttgtttgttttgtctctgTTGTATTTGCATAGATGAGTTTTGCAATATGGGAGCCACCTCACGGACCATACAAGTCTTTTAACTACCCATGGAAGAACTATGTCAAGCTCAGTGGTGCTCTCAAGCATTGTGCATTCACTGTGATGGCACTGCATGGTTGCATTCTCTCAGAAATCCAGGTAACAACATAGTATATGACTTGTTATGGATGTGTGTGTATTCGGATATTCCTCTGGTTCTAAGAGAGATTCATACACTTGTGGAATTTAGATAGAATCAAAGTAGTAATCAAGATGTGAATACAAATCAGAATTTGAGAAATGAGTTGTTCATAAAATTAGAGTTTAATCTGGGAACATTTCTTCACAGGCACCAGAGGAACGGAGACAAGTTTTCCGGCAAGAACTTCAGAGAGTTGGCGTAGAAGGAGCCAAATTGTTAAGAGAGCTCGGTGaaaaggtgaagaagatggagaagatagGACCAGTTGACCTTCTCTTCGAAGTTCACCTAGCTGCAGAAGAATTACAGCTCAAGATCGACAAGAAATCTTACCTTCTCGTCAATTCTGAATGCTGGGAGATCGGAAACCGAGCCACCAAGGAATCACAAGAGCCTCAAGAAGAGCTCTCCCTCGAAGATTCAGAGAACCAAGCAACTCCAATCTACGCCTTCAAATCCCTAAGCGAGGCAGTTTTGGAGATACCAACGAGCTGGGGCGAGAAGAATCACCGTGAGCCGTTGAACCATAGACCAACTTTCTCGAAACAGGTATCGTGGCCTGCACGACTTGTACTTCCGCCGCATCTGGAGACAACAAACGGAACTTCACCGTTGGTGGAGACGACAAAGACGTACGAAAGCGCTAGTGCATTGTCACTGGCAACATTTGCGTCTCTCCTCATTGAGTTCGTCGCTAGGTTACAGAACGTGGTCGACGCGTTCGAGGAGCTAAGCCGGACAGCTAATTTCAAGGAGCCTGAGATTGTTACCTCGACCACGGATTTAGAGTTCTCCGGAGAAAGAGTCGGACTTGTCCCCAAGATCCGCCGGTGTTTCGGGatgtaagtttttaaaaatagatgCATCGGCGTTTCAGTTAAACGCCCGAGAGATtatagtttgaactttgaactgTTAACTGTAAACTGTAAACTAGTAACCCCAACTCTATACAACTGAATTAGTAAAATAATGGTAAAAAATCagggggtttttttttaaccctttaTATCAGAAATGTGTATTGGACCATTTTGGGACATGTTATCATGGGTTTCAAATCTAatttttcttggattttaaACTGACTGATTTATTATTTTCGTTTACTAGCTATATTTGTAATCCATGATGAACTGCAGCACCCagtttgtaataaataaataaaatgtttattttctgaaatttaaGTCTAAAAATCTTATGCATGAATTACTGATAATTTGATCACTATGTAGATTAAGTACTTGAAGAAAACTTATTCATTATCAGAAATAGGAAGAGATTACGTGAAATTCACACTCATGGTTTGTTCATGGGCTCCCACAACAATGAAATCAGTGCCTTACATCTTTGGCCATGATAGATATAAAAGTATATAACACAGGAAAAACATATATGTTGTGAATAAAATAACCAAAGTTCGTTTATCTTTGgccatgatatatatatatatatatatatatatatatataaagtgtataacACAGGAAAAACATATATGTTGTGAACAAAATAACCAAAGTTTATGAGTCAGCCCATCATCCGTTGACTTGTTGGAGGAGCCATCATCTGTTGCTGCTGTGCTTGTGCATTCCCAGCCCACCCTATTATATTGCACCAATTGATATTTAATAGTATTACTAATTTTTAAACCAGCATCAGTTATagaaaaaatcttcaaatattAAAAGCATTACTCCTAATCAAAAAGAGATGGCAGAATATAAGTTTACCGATGATGGGGTCAAAACCATGGTGCTTGAGCTCACGATACTCTTGACAAAGAGCACATGGCATACATACTAAGTGAGTGAGCCAATCGGGAGCCGGAGCATCTGGTAGCCCGTATTTGTTTCGTATCTTGGCCCGGAATATGTGTGAATAGACGAAACATGCCCCGGTAAAAAATATCGCTCCGTACAACACCCCAGCTGTCGCACAAGCTGCGTgatacacatatataaatacatttacACAAATGACAATGTCAGCGTGTGTTTGTTTGTATAGCTTTGTGTATGTATGAATGACTTACGCGTCGCGCCTTCGTCAACGATCTCCGCAATTTGTCCGAACGTGACGCATGGAGCTAACAATGTGATCACGGCTGATCCAATGTGCACaagaccaaaaatatatattaagaaacCAATTGTAGAATGTATTTAAAGATCGCGTTATGTTATAAAGTTATCTAACCATTTTCACTGTCGTTCATGCAATCGAAAAGTTGAGAACTCCAGCGGTTTTGTGTTTGGTAATTGACCGGTGTGCCCGTTGGTATGTTTGCCTGGTTACCAGTTGCACCGTTATGAGGAAGTACCTCGTTGTTCTGGTTAGCCGTATGTTGAACCTGAGGT
The Camelina sativa cultivar DH55 chromosome 15, Cs, whole genome shotgun sequence DNA segment above includes these coding regions:
- the LOC104746216 gene encoding aluminum-activated malate transporter 9, which encodes MAVAKQGSFRHAILEKRERLLSNNGFSDFRFTDIESNDLLEGGNNGRTRLCCCCSCGNLSERISGVVDGVKDVAKKAWDMGVSDPRKIVFSAKIGLALMIVALLIFFQEPNPDLSRYSVWAILTVVVVFEFTIGATLSKGFNRALGTLSAGGLALGMAEISTLCGDWEELFCTLSIFCIGFLATFMKLYPAMKAYEYGFRVFLLTYCYILISGFRTGEFIEVAISRFLLIALGAGVSLGVNMFIYPIWAGEDLHNLVVKNFLNVATSLEGCVNGYLRCLEYERIPSKILTYQASEDPVYKGYRSAVESTSQEESLMSFAIWEPPHGPYKSFNYPWKNYVKLSGALKHCAFTVMALHGCILSEIQAPEERRQVFRQELQRVGVEGAKLLRELGEKVKKMEKIGPVDLLFEVHLAAEELQLKIDKKSYLLVNSECWEIGNRATKESQEPQEELSLEDSENQATPIYAFKSLSEAVLEIPTSWGEKNHREPLNHRPTFSKQVSWPARLVLPPHLETTNGTSPLVETTKTYESASALSLATFASLLIEFVARLQNVVDAFEELSRTANFKEPEIVTSTTDLEFSGERVGLVPKIRRCFGM
- the LOC104746214 gene encoding protein SLOW GREEN 1, chloroplastic-like, yielding MFSSLSAPSSLSSSLITSFVAVKAPPVTGPLVPRRDLNSVRVKACSNQNGSGYCFREKLKSFAKSAILVGAAVSMTGKFATLPVKAETPVITTEETYEEVKEEKLSESSPLSELLDSTPEAVEKLRSLLQQKLEKGEDEEALKLLEKLVTAQPDETEWKFLMARLLGEMGRVENARQVFEEILQRKPLSLEALFENALLMDRSGEGNAVLQRLEDALSVAEAEYLVKEARDVRLIIAQIHFLQKNVDEALKSYEQLTKEDPKDFRPYFCRGMIYSLLDKNVEAKEQFAKYRELSPKKFEVEGYLRTPLSKMKLFGGGDEK
- the LOC104746215 gene encoding calcineurin subunit B-like, with product MGNTSSMLTQYDIEEVQSHCHELFEQQEILSLYQRFCQLDRNAKGFISADEFLSVPEFAMNPLSQRLLKMVDGLNFKDFVAFLSAFSAKASLRQKVQLIFKVYDSDCNGKVSFKDIMEVLRDLSGSFMSDEQREEVLRQVLKESGYTSDSFLTVEDFVKIFGSCKPEMDVEIPVD
- the LOC104746212 gene encoding NADH dehydrogenase [ubiquinone] 1 beta subcomplex subunit 10-B; the protein is MGRKKGLPEFEESAPDGFDPENPYKDPVAMVEMREHIVREKWIQIEKAKILREKVKWCYRVEGVNHYQKCRHLVQQYLDSTRGVGWGKDHRPISLHGPKPEAVESE
- the LOC104746217 gene encoding protein PLANT CADMIUM RESISTANCE 5-like, with protein sequence MARPDGQPNQAQPQVQHTANQNNEVLPHNGATGNQANIPTGTPVNYQTQNRWSSQLFDCMNDSENAVITLLAPCVTFGQIAEIVDEGATPCATAGVLYGAIFFTGACFVYSHIFRAKIRNKYGLPDAPAPDWLTHLVCMPCALCQEYRELKHHGFDPIIGWAGNAQAQQQQMMAPPTSQRMMG